A window from Leptidea sinapis chromosome 11, ilLepSina1.1, whole genome shotgun sequence encodes these proteins:
- the LOC126966863 gene encoding uncharacterized protein LOC126966863 — MNNIPDSTAGEPSCKRQENGDAPIELETDRPLKKARFAWQVKGKYHLKNEITEVKPSIPNDDYDKPCSSSHVNPEHKNVVGNTEQNLEILGDYLLKQDFNTLDSVADCEKLLPPTTASEKLPYPRYISSFETSSNSTNESNSNELQSQSSNPIMNSNYYTEDQCIARWQARQMAKCFVDNTINRVLDNWMLAPLPPDADNNRVLALDVAEFINNLPGDNTIENEGILMAISAHGLQNTSNASSSNDHEKSLTDSQSKDMFNSSPSSPIQSDDELSQTANSNKNSDPNSSNELDCNDMQIAFYPGSSSSYKYYGENDLDNSNIECEGDETIQCSDDVIENYDFLDAAVSFAIQNKGLTSFGTDYG, encoded by the exons ATGAATAATATACCGGATTCAACAGCAGGAGAACCTTCTTGCAAACGTCAAGAAAATGGCGACGCCCCAATAGAGCTCGAAACTGATCGCCCTTTAAAGAAAGCAAGGTTTGCGTGGCAAGTAAAGGGTAAATaccatttaaaaaatgaaattactgaAGTTAAACCTTCAATTCCCAACGACGATTATGATAAACCTTGTTCTTCATCACACGTGAACCCCGAACACAAGAATGTAGTGGGGAATACTGAACAAAACCTTGAAATTTTGGGTGACTATCTCTTAAAGCAAGATTTCAATACACTGGATTCAGTAGCGGATTGTGAAAAACTTTTGCCTCCAACAACAGCAAGTGAAAAGTTACCATATCCACGGTATATAAGTTCCTTTGAGACATCTTCAAATAgtacaaatgaaagtaatagtAATGAATTGCAGTCACAGTCATCGAACCCTATAATGAACAGTAATTATTACACAGAGGATCAGTGTATAGCACGGTGGCAAGCAAGACAG ATGGCAAAGTGTTTTGTTGACAATACCATAAACCGTGTACTCGACAACTGGATGCTAGCACCTCTTCCACCAGATGCTGATAACAACAGAGTTCTGGCTTTAGATGTAGCCGAATTCATAAACAATCTCCCTGGAGATAATACAATTGAAAATGAGGGTATTCTAATGGCTATTTCAGCTCATGGTCTACAGAACACAAGCAATGCAAGTAGTAGTAACGATCATGAGAAATCACTAACGGATTCACAATCAAAAGATATGTTTAATTCTTCTCCGAGCAGTCCGATACAATCAGATGATGAATTATCACAAACAGCGAATAGTAATAAGAACAGTGATCCGAACTCATCCAATGAACTTGATTGTAACGATATGCAGATAGCCTTTTACCCTGGCAGTTCAAGCTCTTATAAGTACTATGGCGAGAATGATCTTGATAACTCTAATATTGAATGTGAAGGCGATGAAacaatacaatgcagtgatgatgttatagaaaattatgatttcttaGATGCTGCTGTCTCATTTGCAATTCAAAACAAAGGACTGACATCGTTTGGGACAGATTATGGataa